One window of the Pedobacter ginsengisoli genome contains the following:
- a CDS encoding SDR family NAD(P)-dependent oxidoreductase — MSKIALITGATSGIGAACAHLFAAQGYNLILLGRREQLLTDVSKHLEDKYAIEVKKIVVDVRDNEDLSYRLDTLTQQWKKVDVLINNAGLSQGLDPIDKGSIDDWDTMIDTNVKGLLYTTRIVSNWMIAQKSGHIINIGSIAGKEVYPNGNVYCATKHAVDALNKGMRIDLLPHGIKVTAINPGMVETEFSKVRFKGDEGRAKKVYDGLEPLVANDIAEAIWFAVSRPAHVNINDMLIMPTAQATGTIINRK, encoded by the coding sequence ATGTCAAAAATTGCATTAATTACAGGAGCAACTTCAGGTATTGGGGCAGCTTGTGCACATTTATTTGCTGCTCAGGGTTATAACCTAATTTTGCTTGGCAGAAGAGAGCAACTCTTAACTGATGTATCAAAACATTTGGAAGATAAATATGCTATTGAAGTTAAAAAAATAGTAGTGGATGTAAGAGATAATGAAGATTTGTCTTATCGTTTAGATACTTTAACTCAGCAATGGAAGAAGGTAGATGTTTTAATTAATAATGCAGGCCTGAGCCAGGGGCTTGATCCTATTGACAAAGGCAGTATTGATGATTGGGACACAATGATTGATACTAATGTTAAGGGGTTATTGTATACTACCAGAATTGTTTCTAATTGGATGATTGCTCAGAAATCAGGCCATATTATAAATATAGGCTCTATTGCAGGCAAGGAGGTTTATCCTAACGGAAATGTGTATTGTGCGACTAAACATGCAGTAGATGCGCTAAACAAAGGTATGAGGATTGACTTATTGCCCCATGGCATAAAAGTGACTGCAATAAATCCGGGGATGGTTGAAACAGAATTTTCCAAAGTTAGGTTTAAAGGAGATGAAGGAAGAGCAAAAAAGGTTTATGATGGATTGGAACCCCTTGTTGCAAATGATATTGCCGAAGCAATATGGTTCGCTGTAAGCAGACCTGCTCATGTAAATATAAATGATATGCTAATAATGCCAACCGCTCAGGCAACAGGCACTATAATTAACAGAAAATAG
- a CDS encoding GatB/YqeY domain-containing protein — translation MIANTIDQEIKQAMLAKDQARLRGLRAIKAALLLAKTEKGSSDEITEETELKILQKLIKQRKESADIYKQQGRDDLSIVEEEEIDVISNFMPKQLDRAEIEAVISQIIKDSGANSVKEMGKVMGLANKELAGKADGKLIAEIVKTQLA, via the coding sequence ATGATAGCTAATACAATAGATCAGGAAATAAAACAAGCAATGCTTGCAAAAGACCAAGCAAGGCTTAGGGGTTTAAGAGCAATAAAGGCAGCTTTGTTATTGGCGAAAACTGAAAAGGGATCATCTGACGAAATTACAGAAGAAACTGAGCTGAAGATTTTACAAAAGCTAATTAAGCAACGTAAGGAATCGGCAGATATTTATAAACAGCAAGGCAGAGATGATTTGAGTATTGTTGAAGAAGAGGAAATTGATGTAATTAGCAATTTCATGCCTAAACAATTAGATAGGGCTGAAATTGAAGCTGTGATATCACAAATCATTAAAGATTCAGGAGCTAATTCTGTAAAAGAAATGGGAAAGGTAATGGGGTTGGCAAACAAGGAGTTAGCAGGTAAAGCTGACGGTAAATTAATTGCCGAAATTGTGAAAACACAATTGGCATAA
- a CDS encoding alpha/beta fold hydrolase, producing the protein MRYEVIEEDGFKYIEAGKGETLVLLHGLMGELSNWEDAIDHFKENYHVIVPILPIYDLPILTLGVKSLSKHIYKFIKFKKLGQVVLIGNSLGGHVGLVFTVSHQEHVKALVLTGSSGLYENAFGGSFPRRESYEYIKEKVEFTFYDPATATPELVEEVYKSVNDRSRVIRILALAKSAIRHNMSKDLSRITIPVSLIWGKQDKVTPPEVAEEFHELLPNSELNWVDLCGHAPMMERPQVFNEYLDKFLNRILLK; encoded by the coding sequence ATGAGATACGAAGTAATAGAAGAAGATGGGTTTAAATACATAGAAGCTGGAAAAGGTGAGACCCTGGTATTACTTCATGGTTTGATGGGAGAGCTAAGCAACTGGGAAGATGCAATTGATCATTTTAAAGAAAATTATCATGTAATAGTTCCAATTTTACCTATTTATGATCTGCCAATATTAACACTCGGTGTAAAGAGTTTATCTAAACACATATATAAATTTATTAAGTTCAAAAAGCTTGGACAGGTAGTCTTAATAGGCAACTCACTTGGGGGCCATGTTGGCCTGGTATTTACGGTTTCTCATCAAGAACATGTAAAGGCCTTGGTACTGACAGGCAGTTCCGGATTGTATGAAAATGCATTTGGAGGATCCTTTCCGAGAAGAGAGAGTTATGAATATATTAAGGAAAAAGTAGAGTTTACTTTTTATGACCCTGCTACGGCAACACCAGAGTTGGTTGAAGAAGTTTATAAAAGTGTTAATGACCGCTCAAGGGTAATCAGAATACTTGCACTGGCAAAGTCTGCTATCCGTCATAATATGTCAAAAGATCTTTCCCGTATAACTATACCGGTTTCTTTGATCTGGGGTAAACAAGATAAAGTAACACCACCTGAAGTTGCAGAAGAATTTCATGAACTTTTGCCGAATTCAGAATTGAATTGGGTAGATTTATGTGGTCATGCACCAATGATGGAGCGACCACAGGTTTTTAATGAGTACCTGGATAAGTTTTTAAATAGAATTTTACTCAAATAA
- a CDS encoding CBS domain-containing protein, translating into MFASELISNSIPPLKTSDTVQKSLDRMAEFKLSHLPIVNETQFLGLVAEEELIEIRDVEQSIGSLSLSILNPFVSEDVHVYDIIRLFNQLHLSVVPVLDYKKNYLGLISVNSILEYTSNIYAVKEYGGIIVLEISNRNNSLSHMAQIVEADNAQILSSYVQSFPDSTRLEVTLKINKTELSGIIASFERYNYQVKAVFNSTISDNGTEDRFNSFMNYLNV; encoded by the coding sequence ATGTTTGCATCTGAACTCATATCTAATTCAATACCACCGCTAAAGACTTCTGATACGGTTCAGAAATCTTTGGATAGAATGGCTGAGTTCAAATTATCCCATTTACCAATTGTTAACGAAACGCAATTTTTAGGCCTGGTTGCAGAGGAAGAGTTAATTGAAATCAGGGACGTTGAACAATCAATAGGTAGTTTATCACTTTCTATTTTAAATCCATTTGTATCTGAGGATGTTCATGTCTATGACATAATTAGGCTGTTTAATCAGCTACATTTATCGGTGGTGCCAGTTTTGGATTATAAAAAAAATTATCTGGGTCTTATATCTGTAAACAGCATTTTGGAATATACCTCAAATATTTACGCAGTAAAGGAATATGGTGGCATAATCGTTTTGGAGATAAGTAATAGAAATAATTCATTGTCACACATGGCTCAGATTGTTGAAGCAGATAATGCTCAGATTCTTTCGTCATATGTGCAATCTTTTCCAGATTCTACCCGATTGGAAGTCACTTTGAAAATTAATAAAACTGAGCTTTCCGGAATTATAGCTTCTTTTGAGCGTTACAACTATCAGGTTAAGGCTGTATTTAACAGTACTATATCTGATAATGGTACTGAAGACAGATTTAATTCTTTTATGAATTATTTAAATGTATAG
- a CDS encoding NAD kinase, translated as MKIAIYGREFNNSVLPYVQEVFNVLESYNNPILVYDKYLDFIKDKIKLPANIQIFTCHDDLLGETDVLLSLGGDGTLLDTLSLIRDSGIPVIGINFGRLGFLASINKDEIKKAFEALHNREFTLDKRSLLSLTSKHGLFGDENFALNDITIHRRDNSAMMIIHAYMNNEFVNSYWADGLIIATPTGSTAYSLSCGGPIIYPSSQNFVITPIAPHNLNVRPVIIPDDVSLTFEIEARSAKFLVSCDSRTETVDKSVKIILNKASFHVNLIRLNNETYLTTLRNKLLWGIDTRNY; from the coding sequence ATGAAGATTGCAATTTACGGTAGAGAGTTCAATAATAGTGTATTGCCTTATGTGCAGGAAGTATTTAATGTTCTCGAAAGTTATAATAACCCGATTCTGGTTTATGATAAATACCTCGATTTTATAAAAGATAAAATCAAATTGCCTGCAAATATCCAGATTTTTACCTGTCATGATGATCTTTTAGGAGAAACAGATGTGTTGTTAAGCTTAGGTGGTGATGGAACCCTGCTTGACACTTTATCGTTAATCCGTGACTCTGGGATCCCTGTTATTGGAATTAACTTTGGTCGTTTGGGATTCTTGGCCAGTATTAACAAAGATGAAATAAAGAAAGCCTTTGAGGCATTGCATAACAGAGAGTTTACCCTCGATAAAAGGAGCCTATTGAGTTTAACTTCTAAACACGGGTTATTTGGCGACGAAAACTTTGCACTGAATGATATTACTATTCATAGAAGAGATAATTCAGCCATGATGATTATCCATGCTTATATGAATAATGAGTTTGTTAATTCGTACTGGGCTGATGGGTTAATTATTGCAACTCCAACAGGTTCCACGGCTTACTCATTAAGTTGCGGAGGGCCAATTATTTATCCAAGTTCACAAAACTTTGTTATTACGCCAATTGCCCCTCACAATTTAAATGTAAGGCCGGTTATAATTCCTGACGATGTATCGTTAACTTTTGAAATTGAGGCAAGGAGTGCTAAATTTTTAGTTTCGTGCGATTCAAGAACAGAGACAGTTGATAAGTCGGTTAAAATAATATTAAATAAAGCCAGTTTTCATGTAAATTTAATCAGGCTCAATAATGAGACCTATTTAACTACCTTAAGGAATAAATTACTTTGGGGGATAGATACCCGGAATTATTAG
- a CDS encoding DUF6089 family protein: MYKKQLVYFLAVFLCGISAKAQVFEVGAIAGGAGYLGDLNQNRPLKISGMSAGAFVKVNIDPYWAVGLHYNYGKIKADDTKSTNEHFRSRGLNFNTALNEVSLQVDFNFFEYFAGGGTKNFSPYIFTGIGGVLYNPTARYHNVAGLEDRKYYLRDYYTEGQNVPYRNYAITIPYGVGVKVKLKENWGLFSQIGYRTAHTDYLDDVSGLYPGATHWDNEPNPMINKLLSNPSNPTSTDFQYTQRGDFRKRDTYMFVGIGISYTFVSQKCYTF; encoded by the coding sequence ATGTATAAGAAGCAACTTGTTTATTTTCTTGCAGTGTTTCTTTGTGGAATCAGTGCAAAAGCCCAGGTTTTTGAGGTTGGAGCTATTGCCGGTGGAGCAGGTTATTTAGGTGATCTGAATCAAAATAGACCATTAAAAATAAGTGGGATGTCGGCCGGAGCATTTGTAAAAGTGAATATAGATCCATATTGGGCAGTTGGGCTCCACTATAATTATGGAAAGATAAAAGCAGATGATACCAAATCTACTAATGAACATTTTAGGAGTAGGGGGCTTAATTTTAACACAGCATTAAATGAAGTTAGCTTACAGGTAGACTTTAATTTTTTTGAATACTTTGCGGGAGGAGGCACCAAGAACTTTTCTCCATATATTTTTACAGGAATAGGAGGGGTTTTATATAATCCTACAGCCAGATACCATAATGTTGCAGGGTTAGAGGATAGGAAATATTATTTAAGAGATTATTATACAGAAGGACAAAATGTGCCCTATAGAAATTATGCAATTACTATCCCTTATGGGGTAGGGGTAAAGGTAAAATTGAAAGAAAACTGGGGCTTGTTTAGTCAAATTGGTTATAGGACTGCCCACACTGATTATCTGGATGATGTTAGTGGTTTATATCCTGGGGCCACACATTGGGATAATGAGCCAAATCCAATGATAAATAAACTGCTTTCAAACCCGTCAAATCCTACTTCCACTGATTTTCAGTACACTCAAAGAGGAGATTTTAGAAAAAGAGATACATATATGTTTGTAGGTATTGGCATATCTTATACCTTTGTGTCCCAAAAATGTTATACATTTTAG
- a CDS encoding isoprenyl transferase, with the protein MGFKEQIDITRLPEHIAIIMDGNGRWAKNQGKFRHFGHESGVLSVKDIVEGCADIGIKYLTVYAFSTENWNRPIEEVNALMELLISTINQETATLNKNNIRLNAIGDIASLPQKCIDDLHSAMENTAKNTRCTLTLALSYSAKWEIVNAAKKLAQKVKDQELNIEDINEENFAAELTTVNIPDPELMIRTSGEHRVSNFLLWQIAYTELYFTETLWPDFRREDLFEAIVDYQKRERRFGKISEQLN; encoded by the coding sequence ATGGGATTTAAAGAACAAATCGATATAACACGCTTGCCAGAGCACATTGCCATCATAATGGATGGAAATGGGCGATGGGCAAAAAATCAGGGTAAATTCAGGCACTTTGGTCATGAAAGTGGCGTATTGTCTGTAAAAGATATTGTAGAAGGTTGCGCTGATATAGGAATAAAATATTTAACTGTTTATGCTTTTTCAACAGAAAACTGGAACAGACCTATTGAAGAGGTTAATGCTTTGATGGAGTTGCTGATATCAACAATCAACCAGGAAACTGCAACCCTTAATAAAAATAACATCCGTTTAAATGCAATAGGCGATATTGCTTCGTTACCTCAAAAATGTATTGACGACTTACATAGCGCTATGGAAAATACAGCAAAAAATACCCGCTGTACTTTGACTTTAGCATTGAGTTATAGTGCTAAGTGGGAGATAGTTAATGCTGCTAAGAAACTGGCGCAGAAGGTGAAAGATCAGGAATTAAATATTGAAGACATTAATGAAGAAAATTTTGCAGCTGAGTTAACTACAGTAAACATTCCTGATCCTGAACTGATGATCAGAACAAGCGGCGAGCATAGGGTTAGTAATTTCTTGTTATGGCAAATTGCCTATACAGAACTTTATTTTACTGAAACGCTATGGCCCGACTTTAGGCGAGAAGACCTTTTTGAGGCTATTGTAGACTATCAAAAACGTGAACGCCGCTTTGGTAAAATTAGTGAACAACTGAACTAA